Proteins from one Toxotes jaculatrix isolate fToxJac2 chromosome 13, fToxJac2.pri, whole genome shotgun sequence genomic window:
- the chd4a gene encoding chromodomain-helicase-DNA-binding protein 4a isoform X2, with translation MSGSEDDRDDYGAPEDRLMHDDDDEEISENETPKVKKKKKAKKSRESKGSKRRSRREELPISSPEPMDIGGVEEAEDGGPAQRSDSEGSDYTPGRKKKKRASSGKEKKRSGAGADRSAAKKKDPEPEEDEDDDDDDSSEPKSSSQLLDDWGMEDIDHVFTEEDYRSLTNYKAFSQFVRPLIAAKNPKIAVSKMMMVLGAKWREFSTNNPLRGAAAANAALATANVPAAVDTMVAEVAPGAAAPPAPAEPQQPPAPPLRKAKTKEGKGPNARKKSKPAPKPQEKKNNAKTKKVAPLKIKLGGFNSKRKRSSSEEDEPDVDSDFEDGSMNSVSVSEGSNSRSSRSKKKPSKSKPKKKKEAEDGDGYETDHQDYCEVCQQGGEIILCDTCPRAYHMVCLDPDMEKAPEGTWSCPHCEKEGIQWEAREEGSDGEEDNGEAGEMEEDDHHMEFCRVCKDGGELLCCDSCPSSYHIHCLNPPLPEIPNGEWICPRCTCPPMKGKVQKILTWRWGDPPPPTPVPRPPDLPADAPDPAPLAGRPEREFFAKWSNMSYWHCSWVTELQLELHCQVMFRNYQRKNDMDEPPPIDFGDGEEDKSVKRKNKDPMYAQLEEKYLRFGIKMEWLMIHRILNHSVDRKNNVHYLIKWRELAYDQATWEAEDMDVPEFDTYKLQYWNHRELMMGEEGRPGKKIKVKGRVKRPDRPPENPVIDPTIKFERQPEYLDSTGGTLHPYQLEGLNWLRFSWAQGTDTILADEMGLGKTVQTAVFLYSLYKEGHSKGPFLVSAPLSTIINWEREFEMWAPDMYVVTYVGDKDSRAVIRENEFSFEDNAIRGGKKASRMKKDSSIKFHVLLTSYELITIDMAILGSIDWACLVVDEAHRLKNNQSKFFRVLNNYPLQHKLLLTGTPLQNNLEELFHLLNFLTPERFSNLEGFLEEFADIAKEDQIKKLHDMLGPHMLRRLKADVFKHMPSKTELIVRVELSPMQKKYYKFILTKNFEALNTKGGGNQVSLLNVVMDLKKCCNHPYLFPAAAMEAPKMPNGMYDGNALTKAAGKLLLLQKMMRKLKEGGHRVLIFSQMTKMLDLLEDFLENEGYKYERIDGGITGGMRQEAIDRFNAPGAQQFAFLLSTRAGGLGINLATADTVIIYDSDWNPHNDIQAFSRAHRIGQNKKVMIYRFVTKASVEERITQVAKKKMMLTHLVVRPGLGSKTGSMSKQELDDILKFGTEELFKDEGEGENKEEDSSIIHYDDKAIDRLLDRNQDATDDTELQSMNEYLSSFKVAQYVVKDEEEEEEEVQREIIKQEESVDPDYWEKLLRHHYEQQQEDLARNLGKGKRIRKQVNYNDGSQEDRADWQDDQSDGQSDYSVASEEGDEDFDERTEANSRRPNRKGLRNDKDKPLPPLLARVGGNIEVLGFNSRQRKAFLNAVMRYGMPPQDAFTTQWLVRDLRGKSEKEFKAYVSLFMRHLCEPGADGAETFADGVPREGLSRQHVLTRIGVMSLIRKKVQEFEHVNGQWSMPWMAELEENKRAAAQPDSPGKTPSTGTPADTQPNTPAPVDESSKNDEAVKDGEKEVKKEGEAEKNGKEPGKAADEVIAIPDDDEKSPSAEQEKKKNGEEPMETDKPSNGEAESVKEKDGEKEKEGESEKKSPEGGEETKPPSEAKTEGSEVKPEETEVKAEEKKDEKTEKMDTTPPADEKKDLKEEKEAQKPEEATKLQNGDSSKESAASAGSASAGAASEEKKKAKTRFMFNIADGGFTELHSLWQNEERAATVTKKTNEIWHRRHDYWLLAGIIQHGYARWQDIQNDVKFAILNEPFKGEMNRGNFLEIKNKFLARRFKLLEQALVIEEQLRRAAYLNMSEDPSHPSMALNTRFSEVECLAESHQHLSKESMSGNKPANAVLHKVLKQLEELLSDMKADVTRLPATIARIPPVAVRLQMSERNILSRLASRGPETQTQAQTQQMSQQ, from the exons ATGTCTGGAAGCGAGGATGACAGAGATGATTACGGAGCTCCTGAGGACCGGTTAATGCACG ACGACGACGATGAGGAAATCTCAGAGAACGAGACTCcgaaggtgaagaagaagaaaaaggccaagaagagcagagagagtaaGGGCAGCAAGAGGCGGTCGCGTAgagag GAGCTACCTATTAGCTCCCCAGAGCCTATGGACATCGGTGGGGTGGAAGAGGCAGAAGACGGCGGCCCTGCCCAGCGCTCAGACAGCGAGGGGAGCGACTACACTCCAGGAcgtaagaagaagaagagagccaGCAGTGgcaaggagaagaagaggagcgGTGCTGGGGCCGACCGGAGCGCCGCCAAGAAGAAAGACCCGGAgccagaggaagatgaggacgaCGACGATGACGACAGCTCG GAGCCAAAGTCTTCGTCCCAGCTGCTGGATGACTGGGGTATGGAGGATATCGACCACGTGTTCACTGAGGAAGACTACCGCTCTCTGACCAACTACAAGGCCTTTAGCCAGTTTGTCAG GCCCCTCATTGCAGCCAAGAACCCCAAGATCGCCGTGTCCAAAATGATGATGGTTCTGGGCGCAAAGTGGCGCGAGTTCAGCACCAACAACCCACTGAGGGGAGCCGCTGCCGCCAATGCCGCCCTGGCCACCGCCAATGTACCCGCCGCCGTTGACACCATGGTGGCAGAGGTCGCCCCGGGTGCGGCTGCACCTCCAGCCCCAGCAGAGCCTCAGCAGCCCCCTGCACCACCGCTACGCAAGGCTAAGACCAAGGAAGGCAAAG GTCCCAACGCTCGCAAGAAGTCAAAACCTGCGCCAAAACcacaagagaagaagaataaTGCCAAGACCAAGAAGGTGGCTCCTCTGAAAATCAAACTGGGAGGCTTTAATAGCAAGAGGAAACGCTCATCG agtGAAGAAGATGAGCCTGACGTGGACAGCGATTTTGAGGATGGCAGCATGAACAGCGTCTCCGTCTCAGAGGGATCAAACAGTCGCAGCAGCCGCAGCAAAAAGAAGCCGTCCAAGAGCAAacccaagaagaagaaag AAGCAGAGGATGGTGATGGCTATGAGACGGATCACCAGGACTACTGTGAGGTTTGCCAGCAGGGTGGAGAGATCATCCTGTGTGACACCTGTCCCAGGGCATACCACATGGTCTGCCTGGATCCTGACATGGAGAAAGCACCTGAGGGCACGTGGAGCTGCCCACACTGT GAGAAGGAGGGCATCCAGTGGGAGGCCAGGGAGGAGGGCTCAGATGGCGAGGAGGACAACGGCGAAGCAGGAGAAATGGAGGAGGATGACCACCACATGGAGTTCTGCAGGGTCTGTAAAGATGGAGGAGAGCTCCTTTGCTGCGACTCGTGCCCCTCGTCGTACCACATCCACTGCCTCAACCCACCTCTCCCAGAGATCCCCAACGGAGAGTGGATCTGCCCCCGCTGCACG TGTCCACCCATGAAGGGGAAGGTCCAGAAGATCCTGACTTGGCGATGGGgcgacccccctcctcccacaccAGTCCCTCGCCCTCCAGACCTTCCTGCAGACGCCCCAGACCCCGCCCCGCTGGCAGGGCGGCCGGAGAGGGAGTTCTTTGCCAAATGGTCCAACATGTCGTACTGGCACTGCTCCTGGGTCACAGAGCTCCAG CTGGAGCTCCATTGCCAGGTGATGTTCAGGAACTACCAGAGGAAGAATGACATGGACGAGCCGCCGCCCATCGACTTtggtgatggagaggaggacaagAGCGTTAAGAGGAAGAACAAGGACCCCATGTACgcacagctggaggagaaatACCTCCGCTTTGGAATCAAGATGGAGTGGCTGATGATCCACCGCATCCTCAACCACAG tgtggACAGAAAAAATAACGTCCACTACCTGATCAAGTGGAGAGAACTGGCATATGATCAGGCAACCTGGGAGGCCGAGGACATGGACGTACCTGAGTTTGACACCTACAAGCTGCAGTATTGGAACCACAG AGAGCTGATgatgggagaggaggggagaccCGGGAAGAAGATCAAGGTGAAAGGAAGAGTTAAGCGGCCGGACAGGCCTCCTGAGAACCCCGTCATAGAT CCAACAATAAAGTTTGAGCGTCAGCCGGAGTACCTGGACAGCACGGGTGGGACGCTGCACCCCTACCAGCTGGAGGGACTGAACTGGCTGCGGTTCTCCTGGGCTCAGGGCACAGACACCATCCTGGCCGACGAGATGGGTTTGGGAAAGACGGTCCAGACTGCCGTCTTCCTGTACTCGCTCTATAAAGAG GGCCACTCCAAGGGGCCGTTCCTGGTCAGCGCCCCGCTCTCTACCATCATCAACTGGGAGCGAGAGTTTGAGATGTGGGCGCCCGACATGTACGTAGTGACCTACGTCGGAGACAAAGACAGCAGAGCCGTCATCAGGGAAAACGAGTTCTCCTTTGAGGATAACGCCATCCGAGGAGGAAAGAAGGCCTCCAGAATGAAG AAAGACTCATCGATCAAGTTCCACGTGCTGCTGACGTCTTACGAGCTGATCACCATTGACATGGCCATCCTGGGTTCCATAGACTGGGCCTGTCTGGTGGTGGATGAGGCCCACAGGCTTAAAAACAACCAGTCCAAG TTTTTCCGGGTGTTGAACAACTACCCTCTGCagcacaagctgctgctgactggaACTCCTCTGCAGAACAACCTGGAGGAGCTTTTCCACCTGCTCAACTTCCTCACACCTGAGAGGTTCAG CAACCTGGAAGGCTTCCTGGAGGAGTTCGCCGACATCGCTAAGGAGGACCAGATCAAGAAGCTGCACGACATGTTGGGTCCGCACATGCTCAGGAGGCTGAAGGCTGACGTCTTCAAGCACATGCCCTCCAAGACCGAGCTCATCGTCAGAGTGGAGCTCAGCCCCATGCAGAA GAAGTATTACAAATTCATCCTGACGAAAAACTTTGAGGCCCTGAACACCAAAGGAGGAGGAAACCAGGTTTCCCTGCTCAACGTCGTCATGGATCTCAAGAAATGCTGCAACCACCCCTACCTCTTCCCTGCAGCAGCTATG GAAGCCCCAAAGATGCCTAACGGGATGTACGACGGCAACGCTCTAACAAAGGCTGCTGGGAAACTGCTGTTACTGCAGAAGATGATGAGGAAGCTGAAGGAGGGAGGACACAGAGTGCTTATCTTCTCCCAG aTGACCAAGATGTTGGACCTGCTGGAGGACTTCCTGGAGAACGAGGGATACAAATACGAGAGGATTGACGGAGGAATCACAGGAGGGATGAGACAGGAAGCTATTGATCGCTTCAATG CTCCTGGTGCTCAGCAGTTTGCCTTCCTGCTGTCAACGAGGGCCGGAGGCCTGGGTATCAACTTGGCCACGGCCGACACCGTCATCATCTACGACTCAGACTGGAACCCTCACAACGACATCCAG GCCTTCAGCAGAGCTCATCGTATCGGTCAGAACAAGAAGGTGATGATCTACCGCTTCGTTACCAAGGCGTCTGTGGAGGAGAGGATTACTCAG gTTGCCAAGAAGAAGATGATGCTGACTCACCTGGTGGTCCGACCTGGTCTCGGATCCAAGACCGGCTCCATGTCCAAACAAGAACTCGACGACATCCTCAAATTTGGAACAGAGGAGCTCTTCAAGGACGAGGGAGAAG GTGAGAAcaaggaggaggacagcagcaTCATTCACTACGACGATAAGGCCATCGACCGCCTGCTGGACAGAAACCAGGACGCCACCGACGACACGGAGCTGCAGAGCATGAACGAGTATCTGAGCTCCTTCAAGGTGGCTCAGTATGTGGTcaaagacgaggaggaggag gaggaggaggtacaACGGGAGATCATCAAGCAGGAGGAGAGCGTGGATCCGGACTACTGGGAAAAGCTGCTGCGTCACCATtacgagcagcagcaggaggatcTGGCCCGCAACCTGGGCAAAGGCAAACGTATCCGCAAGCAGGTCAACTACAACGACGGCtcacaggaagacagag CTGATTGGCAGGATGACCAGTCTGATGGCCAATCAGATTACTCCGTGGCATCCGAGGAGGGAGACGAGGACTTTGATGAGCGAACAGAAG CCAACTCTCGCAGGCCGAACAGGAAGGGCCTGAGGAACGACAAAGACAAACCGCTGCCCCCCCTGCTGGCCAGGGTGGGAGGCAACATCGAG GTGTTGGGTTTCAACTCTCGGCAGAGGAAGGCCTTCCTGAATGCAGTGATGCGTTATGGGATGCCTCCGCAAGATGCCTTCACCACCCAGTGGCTGGTCCGAGACCTGCGAGGGAAGTCTGAGAAAGAGTTCAA ggccTACGTCTCTCTGTTTATGCGTCACCTCTGTGAGCCCGGAGCCGATGGCGCTGAGACCTTCGCAGACGGCGTCCCCAGGGAAGGGTTGTCACGGCAGCACGTCCTCACCCGTATCGGCGTCATGTCACTTATTCGCAAAAAG GTCCAGGAGTTCGAACATGTGAACGGTCAGTGGTCGATGCCGTGGATGGCCGAGCTGGAGGAGAACAAGAGGGCCGCAGCTCAGCCCGACTCCCCCGGAAAAACCCCGTCCACCGGAACCCCCGCCGACACTCAGCCCAACACGCCTGctccag ttgATGAGTCCTCAAAGAATGACGAGGCAGTGAAGGACGGAGAGAAGGAGGTGAAGAAAGAAGGCGAGGCAGAGAAGAACGGCAAAGAGCCTGGAAAGGCGGCAGACGAG GTGATCGCCATCCCGGACGACGACGAGAAGAGTCCGTCAGcggagcaggagaagaagaagaacggGGAGGAGCCGATGGAGACGGACAAACCGAGCAACGGAGAAGCAGAGAGCGTGAAAGAGAAGGACGgcgagaaagagaaggagggagagagcgagaagaAGAGTccggagggaggagaggaaacaaagcCGCCTTCAGAGGCAAAGAcggaggggtcagaggtcaaacctGAGGAAACTGAGGTCAAAG cagaagaaaagaaagacgaaaagacagagaagatggaCACCACTCCTcctgcagatgaaaagaaag atctgaaggaggagaaggaggctcAGAAGCCGGAGGAGGCGACCAAGCTGCAGAACGGAGACAGCAGTAAGGAGAGCGCAGCCTCGGCGGGCTCCGCCTCAGCTGGGGCAGCCAgcgaggagaagaagaaggcgaAGACCAGGTTCATGTTCAACATCGCGGACGGAGGATTCACAG AGTTGCACTCTTTGTGGCAGAACGAGGAGCGAGCTGCCACGGTTACCAAGAAAACCAACGAGATCTGGCACCGTCGTCATGACTACTGGCTGCTGGCCGGCATCATACA ACACGGCTATGCCCGCTGGCAGGACATCCAGAACGACGTCAAGTTCGCCATCCTCAACGAGCCCTTCAAAGGAGAGATGAACAGAGGGAATTTCCTGGAAATCAAGAACAAGTTCCTCGCCCGAAGGTTCAAG ttgTTGGAGCAGGCGCTGGTGATCGAGGAGCAGCTTCGTCGCGCCGCTTACCTCAACATGTCCGAGgacccctcccacccctccatGGCCCTCAACACCCGCTTCAGTGAGGTGGAGTGTCTGGCTGAGTCCCACCAGCACCTCAGCAAAGAGTCCATGTCCGGGAACAAACCGGCCAACGCCGTCCTGCACAAAG tgctgaagcagttggaggagctgctgagtgaCATGAAGGCAGATGTCACCCGCCTCCCAGCAACCATCGCCCGGATACCGCCGGTTGCTGTGCGCCTCCAGATGTCTGAGAGGAACATCCTGAGCCGGCTGGCGAGCCGAGGGCCCGAGACACAAACGCAGGCACAGACACAACAg ATGTCGCAGCAGTAG